The DNA segment ACGACATCGAGCTGACCCGCGAGCGGCTGCGGCTGCTGATGGCCGATCCGGTGAACGCCACCGAGGAACTGGTCGAGGTCCGGCACCGGATCTACCACGAGCCCGCCTTCGTCGCCGGCATCGACAATCTGCTCTCCCTGCAGAAGATGGAGATCCGCCGGCGGAATCTGCTGACCGTCGAGCAGATGCGGCGGATCACCCAGCCCACACTGATCGTCTGGGGTCGCAAGAACCCGTTCGGCGACGTCCCGGAGGCGCAGGCCATGCACGCCGCGATCGCGGGTTCCCAGCTGGAGCTGCTCGACGACACCGGGCACTGGCCGCAGCACGAGCAGGCCGCGATCTACAACCCGCTCAGCCTGGAATTCCTGGCGAAGGTGGGTGCCTGATGCGCGCTCTCCGCATCCACGCCTGGGGCACCCGCCCGGTCGTGGACGAGGTCCCCGAGCCGATCCGCGGCGAGGGCGAAGTGCTGGTCCAGGTCGACGCGGCAGCGCTCACCCACCTCGACCTGACCGTGGCCTCCGGCGAGTTCGGGATGCGCCCGCCGCTGCCGTACACCGGTGGCGTCGAAGGCAGCGGGACCGTCCTGGAAGCCGACGATCTGGCCCCGGGAACCCAGGTCATGCTCCGCGGCGGCGGTCTCGGCCTGGTCCGCGGCGGCACCTGGCAGGAACGGGTCTCCGTGCCGCGTAAGGCGGTTGCCCTGCTCGACACGCCGTTGCCCGCCGGCTTGGCCGCTACCTTCCTGGGACCTACCACGACCGCCGCGGTGACGCTCTACGACGTGGCCGAGCTGCAGGCGGGGGAGAAGGTCCTGGTGACCGGCGCGGCCGGCGCTGTCGGTTCGCTCGTCTGCCAGCTCGCCCTGCACGCCGGCGCCGAGGTGACCGGCCTGGTAGGCCGGCCGGAGCGGCTTGCCGATCTGCCCGCCGGCGTCACCGGGGCCGTGCTCGGCGACCCGCCGGCCGGCTGGGCGGCGGACCGCCCCTTCGACCTGCTCGTCGACACCGTCGGCGGCGACCGGCTGATCGAGCGTACGGGCTGGGTGCGGGCCGGTGGCCGGGCCGTGGTGGTCGGCTACACGGCCGGCGCGACCGCGACCGTGGACCTGCCGAACTGGCTGCTCGCCGATGTCGCCCTGCTGCCGGTCAACATGATGCGGAAGGCGCAGCGCGGGCAGGAGCTGAAACCCGCTCTGAGCGCCCAGCTGGCTGCCGGCACACTGACACTGGCCATCGAGCAGGTCCCGGTCGAGGCGGCGGCGGACGCCCTCGATCGTCTGGCGAAGGGACAGAATCGCGGCCGCCTGGTCGTGGCGTTCTGATCATGCGCTGAGGTAGTTGAGCAACGGGACCGTCCACCTTGCCGAGGTGGACGGTCCCGTCGTTTCACATCACTTCGTGGCGTTCTGCGAATACCAGTTCTTCAGTAATTGCTCGTCGAGGTTCGGCGCCGTGGCGATGAGCTTCTCCTGAAGGAAGAAGTCCGCCGTGCTCTTCGCGCCGGTGACATCGGCGTCGGTGAGGTCGCGAACCCCGAAGGTGATCTGGCCGATGCTCTTGAGCGTCTCCTCCGCCGCGATCTTGATTTCCTTCTGCGTCGCGTCGGCGGCCCGCTGCGGCTCCTTCGCCGCGATGTCGGCGGCTTCGGCGATCACCTTGACGACCTTGCCGGCGAGTTCCGTGTTGCCGGCAAGCCACTTCTGATCGGCGTCGATCCACTGGACGTACTTCATGCCGTAGTCGCCGATCGACTCATGGACCGTCCCGCCCTGCTCGACGCCCCGGCTGATCCACGGTTCGTAGACGACGTACGCGTCCACGTCGCCCTTGCCGAGCAGGGCCGGGAAGTCCGGCGCGCTCGCGGTGACGAACTTGACCGACGCCCGGTCGATCTTCTTGCTCTCCAGGTAGCGAGCCGCGGCGAGGGTCACCAATCCGGGTGCGACGGCCATCGTCTTGATCTGCGAGGCGTCGGTGATCCCCTTGCCCAGGACCACCTTCAGGTACTTCGAGGACTCCTGGAAGACCGCCACCGCCCGCAGGTCGGGCGTCTTGGCCATCAGCGTGACGATGGTCGCGTCCGAGCTGGCGGCGAGTTGAGCGACACCGGCGATCACGGCGTTGGTGATGGCCGCGCCGCCCTCGGTCTGGGTCAGCTCGACGTCGAGGCCGGCCTTGGTGAACAGGCCTTCCTGCTTGGCGAGGTAGAACGGCGCGTACGCCGCGTCGACACCGACCGCGATCCGTACCTTCGAGGACGCCTCGGCCTCGGCCTGGGCAGCTGGGCGGGAGCAGCCGGCGAGCAGCAGCGTGCCCACCAATCCCAGTGCGGCCGCGGACCGGCCGGCAGTGAACCATTCACGCATGATGGTGCCTTCCATTCGGAGGATTCAGACCTTCACGCCGTAGCGGCGCAGGAGCCGGCCGGCCGGAGTCGCGGTGAGGGTGGGGCCGTGTACCACCAGGCGACCGCGGCCCGTCCCGGGCCTGAGCCGTCGAGGTTGCTTGTCATTCAGGTGGTATATCGGGGCCGCGTACCAGGGAGAATCATGCTGGTCCGCTCAGTGAACCGACATCCCGCGGTAAACACTCCAGCAAGGATCCGGCGGCCGGCTCATCGGCGGTGTTTCCGATGCGTCTCGGACGACGCGTCCTGCCCTCCCGGCGGGAGTGGACGCGACGGATCATGATCGCCTCCGCGATGGCGGACGTGAATCCGGGTGCTCGGGTTTCAGGCGGCGGGGAGCACGACGACCTTGCCGGTGATCGGCGCGGTGGCCGCTTCGGCGTGCACCGTCGCCAGGTCGGCCAGCGGGATCCGCCGGGTCGGGCCGAGGCGCAGCGCGCCGGAGTCGAGCAGATCCACCAGCCGGGCGAGTTGTCCGGCGTCGGGACGGACGAAGAGATTGATTCCCTGTACGCCGCGCCTCTCGTCCGACGGGGCGGGCATCCAGACCGTCGTGTTCACCAGGACACCGCCGTCGCGGATGAGCTCCACCAGCCCCGCCAGCTGCTCCGGGGTGACCGGTGCGAGGTTGAGCACGACGTCGACGGTCTCGGTCAGTTCGGGGATGCCGTGGCCGTGGATCTCGTCGGCGCCGGCCTCCTCGGCCTGCCGGCTGCTGCCGGGACCGGCCACGGCGATCACGTAG comes from the Actinoplanes sp. OR16 genome and includes:
- a CDS encoding ABC transporter substrate-binding protein codes for the protein MREWFTAGRSAAALGLVGTLLLAGCSRPAAQAEAEASSKVRIAVGVDAAYAPFYLAKQEGLFTKAGLDVELTQTEGGAAITNAVIAGVAQLAASSDATIVTLMAKTPDLRAVAVFQESSKYLKVVLGKGITDASQIKTMAVAPGLVTLAAARYLESKKIDRASVKFVTASAPDFPALLGKGDVDAYVVYEPWISRGVEQGGTVHESIGDYGMKYVQWIDADQKWLAGNTELAGKVVKVIAEAADIAAKEPQRAADATQKEIKIAAEETLKSIGQITFGVRDLTDADVTGAKSTADFFLQEKLIATAPNLDEQLLKNWYSQNATK
- a CDS encoding zinc-binding dehydrogenase gives rise to the protein MRALRIHAWGTRPVVDEVPEPIRGEGEVLVQVDAAALTHLDLTVASGEFGMRPPLPYTGGVEGSGTVLEADDLAPGTQVMLRGGGLGLVRGGTWQERVSVPRKAVALLDTPLPAGLAATFLGPTTTAAVTLYDVAELQAGEKVLVTGAAGAVGSLVCQLALHAGAEVTGLVGRPERLADLPAGVTGAVLGDPPAGWAADRPFDLLVDTVGGDRLIERTGWVRAGGRAVVVGYTAGATATVDLPNWLLADVALLPVNMMRKAQRGQELKPALSAQLAAGTLTLAIEQVPVEAAADALDRLAKGQNRGRLVVAF